A genome region from bacterium includes the following:
- a CDS encoding DinB family protein, producing the protein MGTVLHIGSDYALVLRRLAGDRRQLTAEEDWPSCPPATAENWQQAVEELARLNQLLRQAVRAFPPERLDEPLIVEIAHTAYDQFIGVTQHNLYHAGQMVLHRRALVAA; encoded by the coding sequence TTGGGAACTGTCCTGCATATCGGCAGCGATTATGCGCTTGTTCTGCGCAGGTTGGCGGGGGATCGGCGGCAACTCACAGCGGAAGAGGATTGGCCTTCCTGTCCGCCGGCAACAGCCGAGAACTGGCAGCAGGCCGTGGAGGAACTGGCCAGGTTGAACCAGTTGCTCCGGCAAGCGGTGCGCGCGTTCCCGCCGGAGCGGCTCGACGAACCGCTCATTGTAGAGATTGCTCACACCGCGTACGATCAGTTCATCGGCGTGACTCAACACAACCTGTACCATGCCGGCCAGATGGTGCTGCACAGGCGAGCCCTGGTTGCCGCCTGA